DNA from Dokdonella koreensis DS-123:
ACTCACCTTCGCGCGCCCGGACCAGCCGCTGCGCGAGATCATGATCGCGCAGCCGTTCGCGCTGTCGCCGCAGATGCCGGTCATCGATGCGATGCGCGAGGTCGTCCGCAGGCACTATCCGGTCTATCCGGTCGCCGATGCGGACGGCCGCCTGCTCGGGGCGATCCGCGGGGCGGTCCTGTTCGAGGCGCAGGCCTGGGAGATCAGCGCACAGGCCGGATCGATGGTCGGCGTGGAGAAGGAAGAACGCATCGCCACGCCCTGGGCCCGCAGCCTGCGGATGCGCAACCCGTGGCTGCAGATCAACCTGCTGACCACCTTCGTCACCGCTGCCGTGGTCGGCTCGTTCCAGGAAACGATCGACCGGATCGTCCTGCTGGCGGTGTTTCTTCCGGTGCTCTCGGACCAATGCAACAACACCGGCTGCCAGGCGCTGGCCGTCACGCTGCGCGGCATGACGTTCGGCGAACTCAAGGACGGACGCGGGCTGGCGCTGCTGGTCAAGGAGGCGGGACTGGGACTGGTCAACGGCGCGCTGACCGGCGTCGTGGCCGCGCTGGCGATGTTCGGTCTGGCCGCCTATCAGGGCAATCCGCAGGCCGTGCAACTGGCAGCGATCACCTTCGCCGCGATGACCGGCAGCTGCGCGCTGGCCGGCGCGGTCGGTGCCGGTGTCCCGCAGATCCTCAAGCGCTTCGGCGCGGACCCCGCCACGGCGTCGAGCATCTTCCTGACCAAGGCGACCGATGTCGCCAGCCTGGGCGCGTTTCTGGGCCTGGCCGCCTGGCTGATCGGTCGTTGAACGCGATATCCAACGAGCGAGGACCCGGCTACTCTGCTGCATCATGGATACCGGCTTCTTCCAGTTCGGCGACTGCCTGCTCGATCGCGATGCACGCGAACTGCGGCGCGCCGGCGAACTGCTGGTGCTGCCGCCGAAAGTCTTCGATTGCCTGGTCTACCTGATCGCGCACCGCGATCGCGCCATCGGGCGCGACGAGTTGATCGCGGCCGTCTGGGGCCGTGCCGACGTCACCGATACCCTGCTCGGCCAGACGGTTCTCAAGGCACGCCGGGCCGTCGGCGATTCGGGCAACGACCAGAACGCCATTCGTACCGTTCCGCGCTTCGGCTATCGCTGGATCGCCGACGTGCAATGCGTGCCTCCGCCGGCCGTCGGCACCGCCACGTCCACGGCAGCGGACCAGACCCCGGCGCCGGCACCCACCGCGGCGGCACCCGCTGCAGGCGCGACCGTGCCCCAGGCCCCGACGATTCCCTCGCCTCGACCACAACATGGGCAGCGCCCGTCCTGGAGGGTCCCGGCCGTGGCCGCGGTCCTGCTGCTCGGCATCGTCGTGCTCTGGGGCGTACTGGCGCCGACACCCCGAAGCGATGACCCGGCGCCCGAGCGACCGGCGCAGGCGAAGGTGATGCAACCGGCAGGAACCGACATCATCGCGGTACTGCCGGCGCAGACCGACACCGACCCGGACGGCTCATGGTTGCGCCTGGGGCTGATGGACCTGGTGGCCACACGCCTGCGCAGCGGCGGGCTGGCCGTGGTGCCGAGCGACAACGTGATCCACCTGGCGCGCAGCGGCATGCATCCGCAGGAAGCCGCCCACGCGGTACGCCAGGCCTCCGGCGCCACCCGGCTGGTGCTGCCCTCGGTGCGCAGGGCGGGCGATACCTGGGTGGTCAGGCTGGAGCTGCAGGACGTCGCGGGCGCACCGCTGGAGGTGCAGTCGCAGGCCGCCGAAGCCGCCGCCGCGGGGCGCGAGGCGACCGACGTGCTGCTCGGCCGGCTCGGCAAGACCGCCGCCGCCTCGGTCGTCGAACTGTCCGCCTCGGAGATCCTGCAGCGCGCCGAAGCGGCCCTGCTGACCGACGACCTCGACCAGGCACGCCGCCTGCTGGAGTCGGCGCCGCCCGAACTGCGCAACACGCCGGCGCTGCGGCTGCGCCTGGCGCAGATCGATTTTCGCGCCGGCCGGCTGGCCGAGGCGATGCAGCGCCTGGGCCCGCTGCTGGCGGAAACCCCGGCCGAGACCGACCCGGTGCTGCGCGCGCGGATCCAGATCGCGATCGGCGCCGTCGCGGTCCGCCAGGATGCCCCCGTACGCGCGCTGGCGGCCTTCGACGAAGCGGTCCGCCTGCTGGAGATCCGCCAGGAGCCGGCCGCACTCGGCCAGGCCTACACCGGCCGGGCCGCCGCGCTGGCCGAATCGCGGCGCCTCGACGAGGCCTCGGCGGACTTCTCGCGTGCCCGCATCGTGCTGGAGCTGGCCGGTGACGCGCTGGCGCTGGCGCGCGTCGAGGCCAACGAAGGCGTGCTCGACAACCTGCGCAACCGCCCCGCCGAAGCGTTGCCGATCCTGGAGCGGGCCGCCCAGCGCTTCGAGCAGTTCGGCGCGCTCAACGAGCTGTCCACGGTGCAGAGCAACCAGATCGACGCGCTGCTCGCCCTGCTGCGGCCGGTCGAGGCCCTGGCGATCAGCGACCGCGCCTGGAGCCTGCTGGGCCGGCTGGAAAATCCGCTGGCGCGACGCTCGATGCGCCTCCAGCGCGCACGCACGCTGATGGCCATCGGCCGGCTGACCGAGGCACGTGCCCTGCTCGACGGCATCCTGCACGACCCCGATCTCAAGCAGGAAGCGAGCATGGCCGGACGCACGCTGCTGGCGGCGGCCCTGCTGGAGGCCGCGGAGGACAGGCTCCCGGCCGCAGCCGCCTACGCGCAACGCGCCGCCACCGACGAAGCCCCGGTCAACTACGACCGCGAACGCGCCCAGGCCTGGCTGCTTTGGATCCGCGTCCTGCGTGCCGAGCGCCGGACCGAGGAGGCCGACGCGCAAACCAGCGTGCTCGCCGCCTGGGCCGCTCGCGCCGACAATCCGGCCGCCAACGTATTCGCCGGCCTGGCCCTGGCCGAACAAGCGGCCCAGGCCACCACCGGCGCGGCCGCGAACGCGGCCTATGAACAGGTGCTGCTGGGCGCCGACCGCCTCGGCGTCCCGATGCTGGTCGCCGAGGCCGTGACCGCCTACGGCAATCACCTGATCGGCCAGGACGACCTGGAGCGCGCCAGTGCCGTGGTCGGACAGGTCGCCCGCTGGGCCGATGCCGACTTCGACTGCGCCCTGGTGCTGGTGCGCCTGTACCGGGCCCTGGGCCAGCACGATGCCTGGCAGGGTGCGCTGACGCGTGCCAGAAGCCTGAGCGGCGAGCGCGCCCTGCCGGACATCCTGGCGACGCCACCCGGCGCCGGCGTCGCAGATGCCGGAAGAAAACTTTTCTTCTGATTCATCAGTGACATGAACGCTCATTCGCGACCCGCGAACGGTCCGCGAATGAAGCGCGAATGCAGGTTCGGCAGCCGCGGGCCGAGACTCCGGGTGCTCCCGATCGGTCGCCCGCCCTGACGGCGACGCACGGTTCTGCAAACCCACCGACTCTCGCTCACGCTACGGGGAATTGCATGCGCATCACGCTCCACGCCGGAATCGCCCTCGCCCTGGCCGCCAGCGGCACCCAGGCCGCCTCCTTCACCGCCATCGACGTGGCCTCCGGGCAGACAACGGGGCTGTCCCACAACGGCCGCATCGTCAGCGGCATCGCCGGCACGGCTGCCTGGCGCTGGACGCCGGCGCGCGGCGCCGAGATCCTCGACGGCTTCTCCGACACCAACGGCATGAGCGCGTGGGCCCAGCCGCTCGCCGGCACGACGACCGACGGCGACGGCAATACGGTCGCCGCAATCGCCTACAGCAACAACAACTTCGTCGGCCCGACCGTGATCGGCGCCTTCCCCGGCGGCGGCCCCGGCTTCGACGGCCACCTGTCCACCGCCTACGACGTCTCCGACACCGGTGTCGCGGTCGGCCTGGCCTATGACGCGGCCAACAACCCGATCGCATTCCGCTGGACCGCGGCCGAGGGCATGACCCGCCTGCCGGTCAACCGCCCCGCCAACTACTCCCGCGCCAACGGCATCAGCGCCGACGGCAGCACGGTGTTCGGCTGGAACGACCAGGACAACGGCGGCCGCACCGCCGTGATCTGGCAGGGCGGCCAGGTGATCGACCTGACCTACCAGGGCGAGGGCGTCGGCGAAGCGCTGGCGTCCAACAGCGACGGCAGCGTCGTCGTCGGCTCCAGCGTCATGACCGAAGTCGGCAGCGAGGCCTGGCGCTGGACGGCCGCGACCGGTGTCCAGCCGATCGGCTTCATCGGCTTCATGGGCACCGCCTTCGGCTTCGGTGTCAGCGACGACGGCAATGTCGTCGTCGGCGCCAGCGGCTTCGGCTGGGATCGCAGCGCGGTGATCTGGACGCCGGATACCGGCATGCAGACCCTGGCCGACTACGCTGCCGCCCAGGGCGTGGAGATTCCGGCCGGCTGGTCGCTGATGACGGCGTCGGCCGTTTCCGCCGACGGCAAGACGATCGCCGGCTGGGGCCTCAGCGAGACCGGCATGCAGTCGTTCGTCATCGATCTGCACGACGCGCCGTCCGGCCAGGCCCTGGTCGAGGCGCACGGCACGATCAACTGGAACGACCTGACCAGCGGCCCGTTCGCCGGCCTGCCGGTCGGTACCAAGGTCAGCATGACGTTCCGCATCACCGCGCAGGACGCCTTGAACATGGAACCGGACCAGGCCACGAAGTACCCGGTCGTCCTCGACAGCTTCCAGCTCACGTCCGGCACGGCCAGCGACCTGCTGGTGGCGACCCCGGCCGGCCCGGGCCTGATCCTCAGCAACGACTATCCGAAGTCCGACGGCATCCACCTGTTCTCGACGCCGCTGGCCACCGCCGGGCACGCGCTGGAGTTCGAGCTGTTCAATCCTGGGGGCGACCTGTTCGACTCGGACAGCCTCAACCGCATCAATCGCACGTTCGGTCCTGAATTCTTCGAGAAGATCGCCTGGTCGGTCCAGGCCGATGGCGGCTCCACCGGCATGTGGCTGGACCTGGAGTCGGTCACCATCACCGATTCCAACGGCGCCGACGCCCTGTTCGCCGACGGCTTCGACGGCCCGGCGCCCTGAGCGTCAGCCCGGACGCGCCACCCCGCCCGTTCCGCTTCCGACGGCGCCGCAGCGATGCGGCGCCGTCTTCGTTCGGGGGCCACGGCCGAAGTCGACGGCCCGTGCCGCGCCTGCTAGCGTCGCGGCATGCACGCCCTGGTCGACAGCCATTCCCACTTCGACGCGCCGCAGTTCGATCCGGACCGCGACGAAGCCCTGGCGCGGGCGCACGCGGCCGGCGTCACCCGGCAGATCGTGCCGGCGATCGCCGCCGCCGGCTGGAGCGGCCTGCGCCGGTTGTGCGCGACGCCGGGCCTCTACGCCGCCTACGGCCTGCACCCGATGTACCTGGCCGAGCATGCGCCCGAGCACCTGGACCTGCTGGCCGAATGGGTCCGGCGCGAGACCCCGGTCGCCATCGGCGAATGCGGCCTGGATTTCTTCGTGGAAGGGCTCGACGCCGAGGCACAGCGGCGCTACTTCACCGGCCAGCTCGAACTGGCCCGCGCATCCGGCCTGCCAGTCATCGTCCATGCGCGGCGCGCCGTCGACGAGGTCATCGCCACGTTGCGCCGCATCGGGAACCTGCGCGGCGTCGTGCACAGCTTCTCGGGCAGCGAAGAGCAGGCGCGGCAGCTCTGGAAGCTCGGCTTCCACCTCGGGATCGGAGGGCCGGTCACCTACGAACGGGCCGCCCGCCTGCGCCGCATCGTCGCCGCGATGCCGCTCGGGCAGTTGCTGCTGGAGACCGACTCACCGGACCAGCCCGGCAGCGGCCACCGCGGCGAACGCAACGAACCGGCCCACCTCGTCGAGGTGCTCCACGTGGTCGCCGCGCTGCGCGGCGAGGCACCGGAAGAGATCGCCCGCGCCACCACGGCCAACGCCGTACGCCTGTTCGATCTGCCGTAGCCGGGCGGCTCCGGATCAGGAGGCGGCGGTTTCGTCGCGCGATCGCTCGAGCAGGCGCGGGATCGCGCGGGACACCATCGCCATCGCGAATGCGCTGGTCACGTGCGCGGCCGCACCGAGCCCGCCGCCGCAATCGAGCTTGCCGGCATCGCCGGCGGCAGGGCGCGTGCCGCAGACGCGGCCATCGGCCTGCGGATAGCGCACGTTCTCGAGCGAATAGACGGCTTGCACGCCGAAGTAGCGCTTGGGCCCGCGCGGGAAGTTGAACGCCTCGCGCAGCTTCTTGCGGATCAGGGCCAGCAGGGCGTCGTGCTCGGTACGCGACAGGTCGCGCACGCGGATCAGTGTCGGATCGGTGCGGCCGCCGGCCGAACCGCTGACGATCAGCGGCAGCTTGCGCCGCCGGCACCAGGCGATCATCTCGACCTTGACCCGGAACGCGTCGCAGCAGTCGAGCACCAGGTCGTGGCCGTCACCCAGCAGCTGCTCCATCGAGGCCGGCGTCAGGAACTGGGCGATCGTATCGACCCGGATGCCCGGCTGGATCGCGCGGGCACGATCGGCCATCACCGCCACCTTGCTGCGCCCGTACTCGCCGGCCAATGCGTGCAGCTGGCGATTCGTGTTGCTGACGCAGACGTCGTCGGCATCGATCAGGCTCAGTCGTCCGACACCGCTGCGGGCCAGCGCCTCCACCACCCACGAACCGACGCCACCGATACCGACCACGCACACGCGCGCCTGCGCGAGCGCGGCGGCGCTGCCGGCACCGTACAGGCGGTCGAGGCCGGCGAACCGCGGATCGGCAGCCGGTGCGGGAGGAGGAACGGGACGGTCCATGCGGGCGCGGAGGGTACACCGAATCGCCGGACGCCAGCGAGGCACCCCTTGCACCGGGACACGCCGGGCAGCATGGTATGCCCCCTGTCCGACCGGGAGCCGTCATGCCCAATCCGCTGACCAAACGCCTGCTGCGCTGGGCCGAGGGGCTGCGCTTCCCGCGGCTGGCCCTGATCACGATCGCGCTGTTCGTGGCCGACCTGCTGATACCCGACTTCATTCCGTTCGTCGACGAGATCCTGCTCGGCCTCGCCAGCCTGCTGCTGGCCAACCTGCGCCGCCGCCCCCGCCTGCCGCAGGGCGGCTGAACGGTGCGCTACCTGGCATGCCTGGGCGTCGGCCTGTTCGTCGGCCTGCTGTGCGCCCTGATGGCGATTGGCCTGCTGCGTCCGCGCGACCCGTATCCGCGAGCGATGATGAACGTCATGAAGCACGCCCTCGGCGAAGCACGGACGGCCGCCGGCAGCGGCTGCGCCGGCAACGGGCAGCGCCTGCAGCTGCTGGACGGGCTGGCCGGCGATCTCGAACCGGTGTTCGTGCCCGGCGGTGAAGGCGACCGCGTGTTCGCGCGCTACGCACGCGCGCTGCGCAGCCGCATCGCGGCGGCGAGCGCGCTGCCGGAGAACTGCCCCGCCCAGGCCGAAGCGCTGACCGCGATCGACAACGCCTGCCAGGACTGCCACCGCGACTACCGCTGAACGGCCGCGCCGGCCCGCCGGCGGGCGTGCGACCACGGGTCGACTTCGCAGGCCAGCGAGAGGCCGGCCGACTGCACGCCGACCGACTGCACGCTGACCGACTACAGGCGGATGCGGCCGCGCAGGATGTCCCAGAACATCACCCAGTCGCCGGCGAGGCTGTACAGCGGGTGCTTGAAGGTGGCCGGCCGGTTCTTCTCGAACGCGAAATGGCCGACCCAGGCGAAACCGTAGCCGATCACCGGCACCAGCAGCAGCCAGCCCCAGCGCCCGCTGACCAGCGCCGCCGCGACCACCACCAGCACCAGGCTGCTGCCGGCGAAATGCAGGCGGCGGCAGACCGGATGGCGGTGCTCGGACAGGTAGAACGGGTAGAACTCGCGGAAGCTGGCGAAACGGCTCATCGGCTGACCCTCCTCGACCCGCGTCTGCGCGCGGTGGACCCGAGGATACTGCGATCGTCCGGGAGGGACTACCAGGCCCGCCGGTACTGCACGGGTGCGACGACCGTCGCGCCCAGCGCCTGCGCCGCGCGCCGTGGCCAGTACGGATCGCGCAGCAGTTCGCGCGCCAGCAGCACCAGATCGGCCTCGCCACCGGCGACGATCCGCTCGGCCTGTCCCGGCTCGGTGATCAGCCCCACGGCCGCCGTGGCGATGCCCGCCTCGCGGCGGATGCGCGCGGCGAACGGCACCTGGTAGCCGGGCTGCAGCGGGATGGTCACGCGCGGCACCAGGCCGCCCGAGGAAACGTCGATCAGGTCGACACCGAGTGCGGCCAGATCGCGCGCGAGTGCGACGCTCTGCTCGATCTCCCAGCCGCCCTCGGACCAGTCGGTCGCCGAGATGCGCACCAGCAGCGGCAGCCGCTCCGGCCAGTCTTCACGCACCGCGGCGACGGTCTCGCGCAGCAGGCGGGTACGGCCGGCGAAATCGCCGCCATAGCGATCGGTACGCCGGT
Protein-coding regions in this window:
- a CDS encoding magnesium transporter, whose amino-acid sequence is MSDPSIPAPVPQQGLVEAEDLRDLDAASAAARLATLEDPAAAALLQTLGPLLGTAILDRLEPERRRRIAAAAGRSHGDRWLSDSGWPEGSVGRLMEDAPAVFTAETPAADVVARLRDLPARGRVTYVFVVDAAHRLIGVVAFRELTFARPDQPLREIMIAQPFALSPQMPVIDAMREVVRRHYPVYPVADADGRLLGAIRGAVLFEAQAWEISAQAGSMVGVEKEERIATPWARSLRMRNPWLQINLLTTFVTAAVVGSFQETIDRIVLLAVFLPVLSDQCNNTGCQALAVTLRGMTFGELKDGRGLALLVKEAGLGLVNGALTGVVAALAMFGLAAYQGNPQAVQLAAITFAAMTGSCALAGAVGAGVPQILKRFGADPATASSIFLTKATDVASLGAFLGLAAWLIGR
- a CDS encoding winged helix-turn-helix domain-containing protein, translated to MDTGFFQFGDCLLDRDARELRRAGELLVLPPKVFDCLVYLIAHRDRAIGRDELIAAVWGRADVTDTLLGQTVLKARRAVGDSGNDQNAIRTVPRFGYRWIADVQCVPPPAVGTATSTAADQTPAPAPTAAAPAAGATVPQAPTIPSPRPQHGQRPSWRVPAVAAVLLLGIVVLWGVLAPTPRSDDPAPERPAQAKVMQPAGTDIIAVLPAQTDTDPDGSWLRLGLMDLVATRLRSGGLAVVPSDNVIHLARSGMHPQEAAHAVRQASGATRLVLPSVRRAGDTWVVRLELQDVAGAPLEVQSQAAEAAAAGREATDVLLGRLGKTAAASVVELSASEILQRAEAALLTDDLDQARRLLESAPPELRNTPALRLRLAQIDFRAGRLAEAMQRLGPLLAETPAETDPVLRARIQIAIGAVAVRQDAPVRALAAFDEAVRLLEIRQEPAALGQAYTGRAAALAESRRLDEASADFSRARIVLELAGDALALARVEANEGVLDNLRNRPAEALPILERAAQRFEQFGALNELSTVQSNQIDALLALLRPVEALAISDRAWSLLGRLENPLARRSMRLQRARTLMAIGRLTEARALLDGILHDPDLKQEASMAGRTLLAAALLEAAEDRLPAAAAYAQRAATDEAPVNYDRERAQAWLLWIRVLRAERRTEEADAQTSVLAAWAARADNPAANVFAGLALAEQAAQATTGAAANAAYEQVLLGADRLGVPMLVAEAVTAYGNHLIGQDDLERASAVVGQVARWADADFDCALVLVRLYRALGQHDAWQGALTRARSLSGERALPDILATPPGAGVADAGRKLFF
- a CDS encoding TatD family hydrolase, whose translation is MHALVDSHSHFDAPQFDPDRDEALARAHAAGVTRQIVPAIAAAGWSGLRRLCATPGLYAAYGLHPMYLAEHAPEHLDLLAEWVRRETPVAIGECGLDFFVEGLDAEAQRRYFTGQLELARASGLPVIVHARRAVDEVIATLRRIGNLRGVVHSFSGSEEQARQLWKLGFHLGIGGPVTYERAARLRRIVAAMPLGQLLLETDSPDQPGSGHRGERNEPAHLVEVLHVVAALRGEAPEEIARATTANAVRLFDLP
- a CDS encoding tRNA threonylcarbamoyladenosine dehydratase, producing MDRPVPPPAPAADPRFAGLDRLYGAGSAAALAQARVCVVGIGGVGSWVVEALARSGVGRLSLIDADDVCVSNTNRQLHALAGEYGRSKVAVMADRARAIQPGIRVDTIAQFLTPASMEQLLGDGHDLVLDCCDAFRVKVEMIAWCRRRKLPLIVSGSAGGRTDPTLIRVRDLSRTEHDALLALIRKKLREAFNFPRGPKRYFGVQAVYSLENVRYPQADGRVCGTRPAAGDAGKLDCGGGLGAAAHVTSAFAMAMVSRAIPRLLERSRDETAAS
- a CDS encoding DUF6116 family protein yields the protein MPNPLTKRLLRWAEGLRFPRLALITIALFVADLLIPDFIPFVDEILLGLASLLLANLRRRPRLPQGG
- a CDS encoding DUF962 domain-containing protein, whose amino-acid sequence is MSRFASFREFYPFYLSEHRHPVCRRLHFAGSSLVLVVVAAALVSGRWGWLLLVPVIGYGFAWVGHFAFEKNRPATFKHPLYSLAGDWVMFWDILRGRIRL